A DNA window from Syntrophorhabdaceae bacterium contains the following coding sequences:
- the alaS gene encoding alanine--tRNA ligase, translating to MNSKEIRRIFLDYFAGKGHTIVPSASLVPEKDPTLLFVNAGMVQFKNLFLGIEKRDYHRATTCQKCVRAGGKHNDLDNIGKTLRHHTFFEMLGNFSFGDYFKKEAIAYAWEFLTRVIKLDEEKLWVTVYEEDDDAAAIWESIGVRKERIVRLGEKDNFWSMGDEGPCGPCSEIIYDLGESVGCKRPECRVGCDCDRYLEIWNLVFMEFERTSDGEMKKLPRPSIDTGMGFERVTSVLQGKIGNYETDLFLPLIRKIEDMSRRIYGEDEAVDTAIRVIADHARGATFIINDGVLPGKDGRAYVLRRIIRRALRYGKKIGIEKEFLFGLSGAVVDLMGDVYPDVKNNHPYIARVIRGEEERFMETLNVGMKVYGEIQEEIKKKGERTIPGDLIYKLYDTYGFPLDITQEMAEEDGLTMDMEGFERALEDQKTRSRVGSRLKGETLGVGQISVLKEGITSEFVGYERLGVKDATVLSILKEEKPVQELARGEEGEIFLDTTPFYAESGGQVEDEGLVSWAGGKAIIREVKKVKADLFSHGVTVEEGSLARGQKVNLEVDREKRRSVARNHTATHLLQYALRQVLGDHVKQSGSLVEKDRLRFDFTHFQGLDAFELAKVEDIVNERIMGCDGVATEVRNREEAIKEGATALFEEKYGETVRVVKIGDFSVELCGGTHVRNTGEIGSFYVISEGSLASGVRRIEAATGKGAIRYKRKLDGAIRSIAGSLNVETERVQERVESILGELDRKEKEIERLKEEIILSRVDEAITTAYEKNGVKLISMNVVNGKADDLRKVTDVIRDRVKSCIVVAGSQEEGKGMLVVAVSRDLQATFHAGKIIKALTEKYQGKGGGGAQIAQGGVPGDKIAEVLESARELI from the coding sequence GTGAATTCGAAAGAGATAAGAAGAATATTTCTCGATTATTTTGCCGGAAAGGGGCATACAATCGTGCCGAGCGCCTCATTGGTGCCGGAGAAGGACCCCACGCTGCTTTTTGTGAACGCGGGCATGGTGCAGTTCAAGAACCTCTTCCTGGGCATAGAGAAAAGGGATTATCATAGGGCGACGACGTGCCAGAAGTGCGTGCGCGCCGGAGGAAAGCATAACGACCTCGATAACATAGGGAAAACACTCCGTCACCATACCTTTTTCGAGATGCTGGGCAATTTTTCCTTCGGTGATTATTTCAAGAAAGAGGCGATCGCCTATGCCTGGGAATTCCTCACCCGCGTCATTAAGCTCGATGAGGAAAAGCTGTGGGTTACCGTCTACGAGGAAGATGACGATGCCGCCGCGATCTGGGAATCGATCGGGGTCCGGAAGGAGAGGATCGTCAGGCTCGGAGAAAAGGATAATTTTTGGTCCATGGGCGACGAAGGCCCTTGCGGCCCCTGCTCGGAGATCATCTATGACCTCGGTGAAAGCGTAGGGTGCAAGAGGCCCGAGTGCAGGGTGGGGTGCGATTGTGACCGATATCTGGAAATATGGAACCTTGTCTTCATGGAATTCGAGCGCACCAGCGACGGGGAGATGAAGAAGCTGCCCAGGCCGTCCATAGACACGGGCATGGGCTTCGAAAGGGTCACGAGCGTACTCCAGGGCAAGATCGGCAATTATGAGACGGACCTCTTTCTCCCTCTCATCAGGAAGATCGAAGACATGTCCCGGCGGATTTACGGAGAAGACGAAGCCGTCGACACGGCAATCAGGGTTATTGCCGATCATGCAAGGGGTGCCACCTTTATCATCAACGACGGGGTCCTGCCCGGAAAGGACGGCAGGGCTTACGTGCTCCGGAGAATCATCAGAAGGGCGCTCAGGTACGGAAAGAAGATAGGCATCGAGAAAGAGTTCCTCTTCGGTCTGTCCGGCGCCGTGGTCGACCTTATGGGAGATGTATATCCCGACGTGAAGAATAACCATCCCTATATTGCCCGCGTGATAAGAGGAGAAGAGGAAAGGTTCATGGAGACCCTCAACGTGGGAATGAAGGTCTATGGGGAAATCCAGGAAGAGATAAAGAAGAAGGGGGAGCGCACCATACCGGGCGACCTCATCTACAAGCTTTATGACACCTATGGTTTCCCCCTCGATATCACCCAGGAGATGGCGGAAGAAGACGGACTCACCATGGATATGGAGGGGTTCGAGCGGGCGCTGGAAGATCAGAAAACGAGGTCGAGAGTGGGGTCCAGGCTCAAAGGCGAGACCCTGGGCGTTGGCCAGATATCCGTTCTTAAAGAAGGCATTACAAGTGAATTCGTGGGATATGAGAGGCTCGGCGTGAAAGACGCCACGGTGCTCTCGATTCTGAAAGAGGAAAAACCTGTTCAGGAGCTCGCCCGGGGAGAAGAGGGAGAGATTTTCCTTGATACCACTCCTTTTTACGCGGAGAGCGGCGGGCAGGTTGAAGACGAGGGGCTGGTGAGTTGGGCGGGCGGAAAAGCGATAATACGGGAAGTGAAAAAGGTCAAGGCCGATCTCTTTTCCCATGGCGTGACCGTTGAGGAAGGTTCGCTCGCAAGGGGGCAGAAGGTTAACCTGGAGGTAGACAGGGAAAAACGGCGCAGTGTGGCGAGAAACCATACGGCCACCCATCTCCTTCAGTATGCCCTGAGGCAGGTCTTGGGCGATCACGTAAAACAGTCGGGCTCTCTCGTGGAAAAGGACCGTCTGAGATTCGATTTCACCCATTTCCAGGGGCTCGATGCCTTCGAATTGGCAAAGGTGGAGGATATCGTCAACGAAAGGATCATGGGATGTGACGGAGTTGCCACGGAGGTAAGAAACCGTGAGGAAGCAATAAAGGAAGGCGCTACCGCGCTCTTCGAAGAGAAGTACGGGGAGACGGTCAGGGTAGTCAAAATTGGCGATTTCAGCGTGGAACTATGCGGGGGAACCCATGTGCGTAATACGGGCGAGATAGGCAGTTTCTATGTGATCAGCGAGGGCTCGCTCGCTTCAGGGGTGCGGAGGATCGAAGCTGCTACCGGAAAAGGGGCGATCCGGTACAAGAGAAAGCTTGACGGCGCTATCCGGTCGATTGCAGGCTCACTCAATGTGGAGACCGAAAGGGTGCAGGAGAGGGTGGAATCGATTTTAGGCGAGCTCGACCGTAAGGAAAAAGAGATCGAGCGTCTGAAGGAGGAGATCATCCTTTCCCGGGTGGATGAGGCCATCACTACCGCATACGAGAAGAATGGAGTAAAACTGATATCCATGAATGTGGTGAACGGGAAAGCGGACGATCTCCGGAAAGTAACGGATGTGATCAGGGACAGGGTAAAAAGCTGCATCGTGGTGGCGGGGTCACAGGAAGAAGGGAAAGGTATGCTGGTCGTCGCGGTGAGTCGCGACCTGCAGGCAACCTTTCATGCGGGCAAAATCATTAAAGCATTGACCGAAAAATATCAGGGTAAAGGGGGCGGGGGAGCCCAGATTGCTCAGGGCGGTGTGCCCGGCGACAAGATAGCAGAGGTGCTTGAGAGTGCGCGGGAACTGATATAG
- a CDS encoding sigma-70 family RNA polymerase sigma factor, protein MTFDSLVHRISPTLKRITRKLNGHYSFFNDEDLYQEALTRLWIDYREGVLGDKTDSYILQGCYFHLRNYLRKVQDNVTILSLNAPMGEDGGRLEDSMASDDNLTFEQLESRMQMEVAEKMYFTERETRVLMLFMEGMSMREIGGRLGISHVMVLKIRNRIKDKYTRFNKEMRN, encoded by the coding sequence ATGACATTCGATAGTCTGGTCCACCGCATTTCTCCGACACTCAAAAGGATCACCAGAAAACTCAATGGACACTATTCTTTTTTCAATGACGAGGACCTTTACCAGGAAGCCCTGACGCGGCTGTGGATTGATTACAGGGAAGGGGTGCTGGGAGACAAAACGGACAGTTACATCCTTCAGGGCTGTTACTTCCATCTGAGGAATTACCTCCGAAAGGTCCAGGACAACGTCACCATCCTGAGTCTGAATGCCCCCATGGGTGAAGACGGGGGACGACTCGAAGATTCCATGGCATCGGATGATAACCTTACCTTCGAGCAGCTCGAAAGCAGAATGCAGATGGAAGTGGCGGAAAAGATGTACTTCACTGAAAGGGAGACAAGGGTGCTCATGCTCTTCATGGAAGGGATGTCCATGAGAGAGATAGGGGGGAGGCTCGGGATCTCCCACGTGATGGTACTCAAGATACGAAACAGGATTAAAGATAAATATACCCGGTTCAATAAGGAAATGAGGAATTAG
- a CDS encoding Crp/Fnr family transcriptional regulator translates to MKEYLERVQGASFFSVLTGGELSILLKIAKIRKFNKGHVIFEEGDTRAALHIILHGKVKISLYDEEGKEYVLDVIGSGGFFGELSMFDELTGFANIIATEETECVVIQRQDFVDLLMSNPAFTVNVLKTLVKKLRAANERIKGLAFLNVENRILRYLADIGEKSGVRIKDRVIIERGPTQVEIANSCGCSRETVSRMIKSLVNKNKISVIKRQYTLRPVYPT, encoded by the coding sequence ATGAAGGAATATCTTGAGCGAGTACAGGGTGCCAGTTTCTTTTCCGTATTGACCGGGGGTGAGCTTTCCATCCTTTTAAAAATCGCAAAGATCAGGAAATTCAATAAGGGGCACGTGATATTCGAAGAAGGCGACACCCGTGCCGCCCTTCACATCATACTCCACGGGAAGGTCAAGATTTCCCTTTATGATGAAGAAGGCAAAGAATACGTGCTCGATGTCATCGGCTCCGGCGGGTTTTTCGGCGAGCTCTCCATGTTCGACGAGCTGACCGGATTTGCCAATATCATCGCCACGGAAGAGACCGAATGCGTGGTAATACAGAGGCAGGATTTTGTTGACCTCCTCATGAGCAATCCTGCCTTCACCGTAAATGTACTCAAGACACTGGTCAAGAAATTAAGGGCGGCAAACGAGCGCATTAAAGGTCTCGCTTTTCTGAATGTTGAAAACAGGATATTAAGATATCTCGCCGATATAGGAGAGAAGTCAGGGGTACGAATAAAGGACAGGGTGATCATCGAGCGGGGCCCCACGCAGGTCGAGATTGCCAACTCCTGCGGTTGTTCGCGGGAGACCGTCTCGAGGATGATAAAAAGCCTCGTCAACAAGAATAAGATAAGCGTGATCAAGCGGCAATATACGCTGCGTCCCGTATATCCCACCTGA
- a CDS encoding GAF domain-containing protein — protein sequence MTLKVKKEKETDMMTEELKERLQQKEQELKILHEIAQDISSNLSLHELLEKIVDMVMNTIVADSCLIYLYDKGNDELTLTASSNEDHKMLGMVKLKLGEGVTGWVAKEKKPLALASKAYKDQRFKTFAALDDEKYEAFLSIPILSKNEIAGVMNIRNREEHAYPSHQIDLLFTVSRYLGSAISHARTYDEVVSKARQLDLLSEVSRTIVSDYYLKEILQLIVTMTAKVMDSKICSIMLLDEKREELVIAATQSLSQDYVNKPNLKVGQSVSGRIVLEKKPITVLDVTKEKGFMYPDVAKKEGIVSLLSVPMMIKDRVIGVINSYTKSEHSFRKEEIDILQAVANQAAVAIENTHLSQEIFAAREALEARKTIERAKGILMKELGVTEDEAYKKIHKKSMDLRKTMKEIAEAIILTSDLKRKL from the coding sequence ATGACTTTGAAGGTAAAAAAGGAAAAAGAGACGGACATGATGACCGAAGAATTGAAGGAGCGCTTGCAGCAAAAAGAGCAGGAGTTGAAGATACTGCATGAAATAGCCCAGGACATCAGTAGTAATCTTTCGCTTCACGAGCTTCTTGAAAAAATTGTCGATATGGTAATGAATACGATAGTGGCCGATTCATGCCTTATCTATCTTTACGATAAAGGGAACGATGAATTGACCCTTACCGCATCGAGTAATGAGGACCACAAGATGCTGGGCATGGTGAAGCTTAAGCTCGGGGAAGGCGTGACCGGATGGGTAGCGAAAGAAAAAAAGCCACTTGCCCTGGCGTCGAAGGCGTATAAAGACCAGCGATTCAAAACATTCGCCGCCCTGGATGACGAAAAGTATGAGGCCTTTCTCTCCATCCCTATACTTTCTAAAAATGAGATAGCAGGAGTGATGAATATAAGGAACCGGGAAGAGCACGCCTATCCGTCCCACCAGATAGATCTGCTTTTCACCGTCAGCCGGTATCTTGGCAGCGCAATCTCCCATGCCCGCACCTATGATGAGGTAGTGAGCAAGGCGCGACAGCTCGATCTGCTTTCAGAGGTCTCCCGCACGATAGTCTCCGATTATTATCTCAAGGAGATCCTTCAGCTTATTGTCACCATGACGGCCAAGGTGATGGATTCGAAGATATGCTCCATCATGCTCCTTGATGAAAAAAGAGAAGAGCTCGTAATTGCGGCGACCCAGAGCCTGAGCCAGGACTACGTGAATAAGCCGAACCTGAAAGTGGGTCAATCGGTGAGTGGAAGGATAGTGCTCGAGAAAAAGCCCATAACCGTCCTCGATGTGACCAAGGAAAAGGGCTTCATGTACCCGGATGTGGCGAAAAAGGAAGGCATAGTCTCGCTCCTTTCGGTACCCATGATGATCAAGGACAGGGTTATCGGTGTTATCAACAGCTATACGAAAAGCGAGCACAGCTTCAGAAAAGAGGAGATAGATATCCTCCAGGCCGTGGCAAACCAGGCTGCCGTGGCAATAGAGAATACCCACCTGAGCCAGGAGATATTCGCTGCAAGAGAAGCCCTCGAAGCCCGAAAGACCATAGAACGAGCGAAAGGCATCCTTATGAAGGAACTGGGGGTAACCGAAGACGAGGCGTACAAGAAGATCCACAAGAAGAGCATGGATCTAAGAAAAACAATGAAAGAGATCGCCGAAGCCATAATACTTACTTCCGACCTTAAACGGAAATTGTAG